The window TAGAGTGTGCATGCACAAGTGCACATGCGTGCGTGTGCACCTCTATACAGGGTGCATGCCCATGTGGGCTAGAAAATGCACATGGGCACGTCCATGTGggtgtgcctgtgtgtgcagggcatgcatgtgcatgcagGACTTGCACATGTCTGCGTGAATGTATGGTTTGCAAGGTGTGCCTACATTTGCGTGCACCcagcaacacagccaggggTGTCTGCAGCAGAAGCCACATTCCTCGAGTAGGTCTGCGGGTGGGGGGCTGCAAGGTGGTGGGCTGCATCCCTGGctgaggctgtgccaggggcaggaggcagccccCATGTCCAGCATGACCTGCCCCCAGCCAAGCATGCTGCCTTGGGATTCCTCATTAATTAAgtgccaggaaggaaaaagaaagcagagcctTCTGTGCTTCCACCCCTAAAAAGCATCGCTCCCCTGGGGGTCTCATGGAGGAGGGCAGCATCCTTCCCAGCCTCAAAGCCAGGGAGCCCACACCCCAAGCAGTGATGGTGGtgctcagggctgtgcagggctgggaaagaCCCCAGGAGGGATGGCAGCAAAGTCAGTGACttacttttgtttatttttgcaatagTCCCAGCTCCATGGGAAAAATATTGGAGGTGGCAGAGCTGAAGCAATTTCCTCTCAAAGCACTGTGTCGCTGCACTTCCCCGATTCGCTCCAGCAGCTGTGGAAATCACCAGCttttccccagccctgggtgctgAAGCACTGTGCCGGGAAGCGACTGGGCAGCGCCCAGGACCCCAGATCTGGGAGGCAAAGACTGTGACCCAAGCTCTGATCTGTCCATCCTGGAGCCCTTGGTCCCTGGCACTAATAATTTTGGGCTTTCCTTTGGGAAGGGGGCTGGGCCAGGTCTGGGGGAGCCATAGCGTGGGAGATGTGaaggtggggaaactgaggcacagcttCCAGGGCTAGGAGCAGGCTGGGATCTGTCCACCCTATCTCCCGGCTGCTGCCCACCTCATTGCAGGAGACAGAAGGTGGCACAACCACTGACACACCCAATCGTGGGAGAGAAAAtgcctctcctcttccctcctgccctctccaCAGTGAGATGGGCACCTTCCCTCCGCTGCAATGGGAAGCTGAGTCATGAGACCCTCGGTGTGGGTGGCCTGGGCTTCTCCTGGACAAGGGGACGGAGCTGTGCCCTGTTGTCCTGGGGGCTGCCACCCCTGCCCACTGCCAGCCACCCTGGGGACAAGCGCACACAGAGCGCCTTTCATCTGCCCGTGGAGGGGGGCAGTCACCCgctccctgctcagcacccacgCGGCTCGGGATGGCACACTGTCCCGCCGGCCCCTGAAAGGGCCAATTGAGCGCGGCTGAGGTCATCCACCCAGTGTGTTTACCCCATGCCCGCAGCCCCGGGACGTGCCGGCACCCAGGCTGTCCCTGCCACCCGGCAGGCCAGGGGGACGCTACTGCGGGCAGAGTCGGCATTGCTGCTGGCGTGCTGGCTGCCACCGGcgagcagaggggctggagcggggctgcaggcaccagcaTGGCCTTCCAGCCACCATACTCCCCAAGCCTCTTCAGGAGGAGGGACTGGTGAGTGGGGCCTGGCCGCGGGCAGGGTGGAGGGACAcgtgccagccctggggctgggggggacagaCCCCTGCCCACTCTCTGCAACACCAGTccccctgctcagcagcttcacgtgggctgggctggtgctggcaaGGGGGGATGTGCATCATTCCCCCAGCAGAGAGAGGGACAAATGGGTCCCACACGTGCCCCCCAGGGAGGAAGCACCCATCCCTTGTACAACCCCCACACCGGGGAGGAGAAGATGCTTTTTGCACCCCCCATCAAACCTGTGTGTCTCAGGGCACCTGCACGTGCCTGGCCACAGTTTATGGGCCACACAGCATCTCAGGCCGCTCGGGACACCATGGCCCTCATCCCATCCTGGGAGGTGGGGCTCCGATTTGCTGGGGAGCaagctggcagggcagtgctctgagcagcagccatgctgcactgtgcctcagtttccctttgtGACAGGGAAATACCAGTCCACCCACCCTCACCCCTTCCCTAAGGCAGGGGCACAGCAGCGTGCCCACCGGCTGTGGCTCCTTGGCCTCTCTCCGTGCTGGCACCCACCAGCCTGGTGCTGGGCACCTTCAGCCCCCTGGGTCAGAGGATCTGGGGTCCTCTGCAGCATCTCTGGGGTGCAGGTGCTCCTGCCAGCACTAACACATTCTCGGGTGCTGCACCGTGCTGCGGGCTGTCCCGCAGGGTCTCGTTTAGCATCAGACCCTGGCTTGGGGAGGACAAGCCCCATCGGGGCGGCAGcagtggggcgggggggtgcgCGCCTGGGGCTGAGCAAAGTCCTGCCGGTCCCGGTCCGGAGGGCAGCGATAAGCCCTGGAGCTGGCAGACGGCCGAGCGCAGGGGAGCGTCACACCTGGGGGGCaatgccagccccagccccatcGTGTTGCTAGGGGCGTTTGGGGGGACGGGAACTTGCCTCCCCCCCATGTGCGGGCCGCTCCGGGGGCGCGGTGGCCGACCTGGTGTGACCCCAGTGCTTGCCCGGGCGTGTGCACCCGCGGGGTCGCGGCTCGGCGCACACAGTGTCGGAGCCCGCTGCGCGCACCCGCAGTGtggccccccgcccgcagctcggggggcagcgctggggccggggccggtgaGGGGCCGGGGGCGCTGCAGTTccggccggggccgcggggcggcgcccgcccccggccggcGGCGGTTACGCAAGGGCGGGGCGGGCCGCCCGCTGGTCTTGGGCTTGTTTTGCACCCTGGGTTTGTTTTGCACgccagttttgttttgctctcccgtttctgctttgcagtccGGTTTTGTTTTGCACTCCGGGTCATGTTTTGCGTGCCTGTGTTGTTTTTCCACTCCCGTTCCGGGGTTGCactcctggttttgctttgcacGCCCGTGGCTGCCCGTTTCCCTTCTGCCCCGTCTCTGCAGCCGGGGCGGGCTCTGGTGGTCGTGGGCTTGCAGGCGTGCGTACCCCAAAGGCACAGCGcgttttccccttttcccagtCCCTCAAGCGGGGCCCCCGCACAGCTGAACTCCCATCCCAGTTATAGGTGGGGAGCACAGGAAGGGGGTGCTGAGGCATGGGGGCCGCGCAGGCATGTGGGGTTGAGGGGTGGGGTGGCAGGACTCTCGTTGCAGAAGATGGGCGGGTGTACAGATGAGAGGTGCAGAGAGGACAGAGTGCTGGAGAGCCTGGGTCATGCACTGGGAGGGGGCCACGCTGTGCTGGGGTGCAACTGGGAGGCGCAGAAGTGCGGCCGTGGAGCTCCGGGGCGCAGTGCCAGGGTGCcggggggctgtgccagggtgcGTTACCAGCTGGTAGCGGTGCCGTGCTGGGGAGCAGGCGCAGCACCGGCCCGACACCGGGCGCGGCGCTgtggggcggcgggcgggctcgGGACCGCTGGCACCGCCCGGCGGGGCGGACGCCGCCGATATaagcgggggcgggggggggtaGCGCTGCATTGCGTTCGGTTTTGCTTCGCCCGCGCATCCAGCTCACCGCGGCTATAGCCATGAGCACCGGCATGTACCAGTCCCCCATGGAGGTGGCTGTCTACCAGCTCCACAACTTCTccatctcctttttctcctcgCTGCTTGGGGGGGACGTGGTCTCCGTGAAGCTCGATAACAGGTAGGGGCAGCCCCGGTACCGGCCGCGGTGCGgtccgccccgccccgccgctctcCGCTGTGGCCCGGGGCTGGCCGGCGCGTCGCCTGCTGCTGTGCCCGTGCTGAGGGGGTTCCGGCTGCCTTGTTGCTCGGGGGGGGCCCGGTGCGCCGACCCCGGCAAAGGGGGAGGCCCCGGTGCACGGGAGCCGCGGTGGGCGCGGACCCCCGGGAAGGGCTGTGCTCGGGGGCCTCTGCTCACGCGCTGCCTCTCCGCTCTCTTCCAGCGCCTCCGGAGCCAGCGTGGTGGCCATCGACAACAAGATCGAGCAGGCAATGGTGAGCCGCAGCGCTGCTCTCCCCGCGCACCTTGCTTCATGACCCCCCCGGTGCTCTTATTTGGTGGCCGGGGGGGTCCCCGGGTGGGTGCTCTGCCCGAGGGGGGATccccgctccccagcctgtTGCcggcagagcagctgctttgtCTGCCCGCCGGTGGCTGAGCTGATTGGCTCCGGCAGCGCTGCAGTGCGCAGGGagcctgctggggggggggggaacctgGGAAGGACCCTccggggttggggggtgggggtaacCAAGCCAGGTCCCATAGGTGACGGGGAACTGCAGTCTGCCAAACCCCCGAGGGGGCAGGGGAACTGGGGAACGGCTTCGGCGGCAGCGAGACCTGGGAGGTGGACCTTAGggatgctgtgggtgctggcCTGCGGGGTCTGCAATGGGTGAGCACTtagccctggccaggctgccaAGGGTGAGGTGGGGAGGGACAGCCTTTGGAAAAAGCCTTTATGCTACTTGGCAAGCAGCTAGGGGCAGAGCTTTGCAGAGCAGGGTGGGAGCAACCCCCAGGCTGTAATCATCAAGTGATCAGTCTCTTCAATGCCCTTTTGCAGGATCTTGTGAAAAACCACCTGATGTATGCAGTGCGGGAGGAGGTTGAGGTCCTGAAAGAGCAAATCAAAGAACTGTTGGAGAAAAACTCCCAGCTAGAACGTGAAAACAGCCTCCTGAAGACCCTCGCCAGCCCTGAGCAACTGGAGAAGTTCCAGTCCCGGCTCCCTGCGGAGGTTCTGTGCCCGgaggagcagagccctggggcagctgccccgGCCCAGCACTCAGGGGGCTCTGCGGTGTAAGGTGGCTCTGTCCTTGGGGTGGGCAGAGCCACAGAACTCTTTCTACTTAATCTCCTGCAAAATCGTTTCCGCCTTCATCTCACATGAAGGACTGCCTGACCCCGGCATGGAGCCGTGCCCCACCCCGGGCAAGCCTGGCCAGCCAACAGAGCCAGTGGCCATCTCCTGCATGAGGGTGCTCTTCTGCAAGGGAGACGTGGGCAGCTGACCCCTCCCCATCCAACCACCCACCATGTGCTGGGAGTAAATCTGGCCTGCCTGTCCCAGGCGCTGCTGAAACCTGGGCATCTACGAcaccccagcagtgccaggcacCCTTTGGCACTTTGATGGGAATCCACGGTTGGAAGGAGAGCACACAGTCCTGTGCCTTTGCTGCACTGTGCAGGGGGGTTTGTCTCTTTCTGGCAAAGCCTGACGTTGGAGGAAGAACGTTTTTTTCGTGAGCGATGCAGATTTGTCCCACTAGCCACCCAGGAGCATGCTGGAACCCAAACCTGACTGAGTAGCACCGGTGGTGGCAGTTGCAGTGTAGTGCATGGCTGTACGCACATCAGTGTGGggattacaaggaaaaaaaagcttgttttattAGCTTGGGCATCTTCTGTAGCTGTATTTATGTATAAACACGTGCATGAGTGGTGCCCTGCTCTGGGCCAGCCATGCCCATCTCTGTACAGCTGGGGGATTTGACATAAGACTGGAATGGCAAGCAGCTGTAACTGGGTGGCCAGTGCTGCCAGCGGCATGACGGAGGGGATGGATTTACCCCCCTCTAGCAGCCAGCATGACAGAGCCATGCAACAGCGCTGGGAGGATCTGGACTGACCAGGGCACGACAGGGGCTGTGCTCCAGCCCGCTGGGTTGCAGGGAGCTGGCCCATGCTCCTGGGCTCCTCACCTTCCCTGACCAGCTCTCTGGGAAGTGACAGGACGTCCCTTTTGACGTCAGAAGCGGTGACACAGTTGTGTAAATCTAGGTAGAAATGGCAATAAACTCTACTTTTTATACAAGTGTGCGCCCCGAGCTGTGTGTCTgtggctgggaagggagaggtgTTGTCGGGGGAGGGACAGTGTAGGTTGCTGAGGAAGGGGCTGGGACTTGCTGGGATGAGACTGGTGAGGATGCTGTGCTGCAAACCTGCTGGGGTTAGGACGGTGCTGcttccacagctgaaaaaacCTGGCAGCTCCCTTCCTTCAGCAGAGGTGGGGGTCAGTCGTCGTCGTCCgtccctgcccctcccccagctgctctggctgagcCAGGATGGGAGTTTGGAAATGTGAGCAGGTGCCTTTTTCCCAGAGGGGCAGGTGTACAGTAAGGAAAGGTGCCCTGAGCCTACGGGTCTTTGGCCTCTGTCATGCCTGTGACAGGGGAGAGATGTGTGCAGGGCAGGCTGAGGGGGGCAAGTGGGGAGGAAGCTTTTCTCAGACTGTGGAACTGTATGCACCCCGAGTCTAGCTCTGCCCTTCCTCCagtgtttttggtttgttgctTCTCACAGACATCACTGACTTTTCTATTTTACTACTTTTTGGACCATCTTGAAACAAGGTGTGAGGGTCAGAGGATGGGTCAGCTGGACTGAACAGTGCTGGATGGGGACTGAGGGTGCCCCAGCACTATCCTAGGGTACAGCCAGCCTTGGATTCAACCCCATGGGGTaggtgggagagggaaaaaaaaacccgaaaccCTCCATCTCTGAGGATGCTGGGTGACTATGGCATTTGGGTGAGGGCTGAAGGCTGGAGGATACCAGGAGGTGTGTGAGCAgagccccaggctggcaggaTAGTTTGAAGCTAGGTGCAGTATCTTCCCCTGGGGTTTTATACCATGGTCATGGCTGCTCAGCCAGCTGGAGACAGCCCCAGCTCAGAGAAGGGGCTGGGAATGCCCCAGGTCCTCGATAGCTGGTGGTTGGCCGtgccctgcactgctggcagagctgctttgcaCTGCTTTGGGTTTCTGCTCTAGTGCGGGTGACTTGGCCCCAGCCCAATGTGAGTCACCGCAAAACCAGGGAGCTGAGGACGGTTGACACCCTGGAAACGCTGGgtaaacagcaaaacacaggcCACAGGAGCTCGAAAACATGCAGGGTGCCTGTCCCCTGTctgtcccagggctgggacccAACTGCAGCCttgcacaggcagctctgcaaacaCTCTAGTGCAAGAATTAggcatgcacatgtgtgtgcctTGGGTGTGTGAGTACTGTGTTTGAttgctttccctgctctgtgtgtgtgtgtgcaaacaAGGTACAGGCAGCCCCTACAGTGTGTACGTGCATCCCTTGCACATGCAGGCCAAGGGCATCTACGCACACACACAGGGCATCCCCTGTGCTGCCACTCTCTGGGGCAGTACAGTTTCATGGAATGGCTGTTTCCCAGGGCACTTGCTGTGCTTGTGCTGGCCATTTCACCGCAGTGGGTGTTTGGGGTGCCACTGGGCTCCCACCCGCTGGGAAATTGTCTGCCCAGCCTTCTGCAACCCTCCGGGGAGGGTTTGGGCTGCAGTGATGAGCTCTGTACCCCGTCTGACCTTGCTGCACCCCACACCATGGCTGCATTCCAGGGATGCAGTGATGGCATTTGGAGTCTGGAGCCCTGTTTGCCTTCGCcacctctccccatcccctgtcccctccctgcatCGCTGGGATGCCCCACAGCCCTCACATGCCTTTGTGCAGCAGTGACAGGCAATGGCACAAGGGCCTATTACAACCGCTTTGCAAAACCCACCCGCCCAAACCACTTACTCGAGATCAGCCTTCCTCCCACGGGTGGGCAGAGCCTTTCCCTGTCCCCGCAGTGTGGTGTGACACGGTGCCAGCCaatggcacagggcagccccacCAGAAACCCCTCCCTGCCGCTGGCCCATGTCACCGCAGAGCTGCTGCGCAAGGCTGAGCCCAGCCGTGGTGGTGTCCCTGGCATCTCCTGGAGCAGGACAGGAGATGAACCCTTGGGCCGAGCACCCAGCAAGCCTGGCTGGAACAGCCAAAGGAAAGGGGCTGCCACCCTCTCCCCCCGGGGTACAGGgtctgtgccccagcccctgaTGCAcctgggggctggaggagggctTCGTCACCCCTAGGCACCTGAAGAGACCCTGTGTCCTTCCCAGGCCCCCTGGTTCTGGAAAAAGCTTGGAAATAcccttcccaggctgcctgTTCCTCCTGCACACAATGTCCTCTTACGCTGTGCCACAGACCCTGGAGAAAGTGGCACACGCTGTGCGGCACCCAAAAGGAGATAAgccccccgccggggcagccGGGTGCCGGGGCAGCGTGGTCCACCAGCCCTCGCCATCAgacccccttcctcccccccagcAAGGATGCACCTTGCTGAAGaggcagcccctgggcagcaggaggggaagctGACCCAGGCCCTAAGGCAAGGCAGGCACGGCTGAGCTCTGCCCCGGGCCGCGGCAGGGGCTGCCCTGAGCTCCCCGTGGTTCACCGTACCCTGCTTCCCGGGAACGAGTCAGGCTCGGCCAGTCCGTACGCGGGACgtgggtgacagcagcagcccGGGCAGCCGGGGGTTAAAGCTGCACGGCGGCCATCGCGGGCTGCCCCCGCCTCCCGCTGCCCCGGCGCCCCGAGGGTTAACGCGCCGCGGCAGGAAGCGTCTGAGAAACGGCCGGTTCGAGAAAAACCGAGAAGCTGctggcgctgctgctgctgctggtgctgctgggcagagcgGGGCTTTCCCGGCCCCCACGCCACTCCCCCGGGCCCCCGCACCCTGACCTGCATGGGGGTGCAATGTGGcactgggaggaggggggacTGTGAACCCACTCCTTCCCACTTGTCCTTGGGCCCGGGCGTGACTGGAGTTGGgaaggggatgggatgggatggagatGGAATGGAATGGGGCCGGAGATGCAATGGGGTATGGATGTGGGCACGATGAGGATGGGAGTGGAGgtgtggtgggatggggattGAAGATAGGGATGGaggtgagctggggctggaagggagagggggagagcaAAGGGGCTGGGATGAGGATGCGTCCCTCTTCTCCCAccctgctggggcaggctgagctgccaggGCTCCGTCCCCCCAGGACTCTGGCTCAGCTTCAGGTCATGGTGGTGAAGGGGGTCAGGGAACTTTTTGCTGCAGAGAGGGGGAGTGCACATGTAGCTGATTTGCACATGTGCTCAATGCAGCGTGTGTAGATACTTGCTGCTACAGGCAGTCCCCATCTGGGCACGGGGCTGCAGGGGCCACATGACGGTCAGGATCAGGCCCCAGGATCAGGCCAGGCAGACGGGAATGGAGCTGTTTCCAGTGTGCATGCGTACCAGTACCAggctctggcagagctgctggcaaaGCCTGTCCACGGCGGGCATGCTGCAGCTGTACCctttgccagctctgcctgcctaTGGGCACTGGCACCTGTGGGATGCAGGCAGCGCCTATCGAAACAGCACATGCAGTCCTTGCGGAGAAGCTGTTGCTGCCCTGGCACGTACTGTGCTGCCGTTATACAACCACAGGGAACCAGCCCAGGCCTGTGGCCTCCTGGGATGGgacccagcagtgccagccttGAGCCCCATCAGGGTTTTCAGTCCCCTGGCAGGTCACAGAGCTGTTTCCCCTTTCCAGGTGCACTGCCACCCTGTCACCTGAACAGCCTCAACGGGAGAGAGACCTGCCAGAGCAAGAGCCCAGCCTGCCGCAGAGGGCAGAAGCTGCATGCCGCTGGGACTGGGCTTTGTGTGGGGGTGGAGGCCCCAGGCAGGGGTGCTCGGGTGGGTATACCGTGTTCCCCGGTGGCTTGTGGtctccagcaccctgccctgacACCCAGCCACAGGCGTTTGTCAGTATCAGGAAGTGAAACAAACAGCAGGCAGTCACCTGGCAGCAAgactgcaggcagtgctgggcatGCGGGGTGCCCCTGGCTGAGGCACCATCACTGTGCTGGCCCTCAGGCATGGCACCTCTCCCTGTCTGCTCGTGGACTGCTGGGAATGTCAGAaggagcaggcagggtgctTCTACCCCAGACAACTCCTCTCCACTCTCAGGTGTCCTCCCAACATCCTCATGGACTACAGGATGAGTTTCcacattggggaaaaaaaaaaccctctgaacaCCTATATGTCTTGCTGCCTGTGGGCTGCAGCTGTGTCCTCACCTTGGTCAAATGCTATGATCTGGGTCCAGCTGTCCCTTAAGACACAGGGATGTCACCCTTTGgggagccagcagcactggccaTCCTTTCATCCCCAGccagctggagaaaggggaGCCCAGAGACGAGCCATCTGCCTGCAGTCTGCTGTGGGTCAGCATGTGGAGAGCCACAGCTTTGTCCTCCCTGGTGAGGTGGCTTTGTGTGCTGGGACAATACTCTGGGTAGAcacctcccagggctgggacagtggtgggagctgctgttgcacagccGCAAAAGGATTTTAGCTTTCCAGACAGGAGCAAGGTTACACAGCCTCAAGGAGCTGAGCTTAGACGAACAgcaagagagagggaaggaggtaGCATGTGAGTGTTGTGTTGAAGTGGGACATGATGTCAAATGACAGCATCAGACACAAGAAGAGCTAAGGAAGATGAAAACCAGCTGGGTCACGCAGGTGGGTGAAAAGACTGCACAAGATGCACAAACAGCCTGAAATTCCTCCTGCCTGTATGTGCCAGAGCCAGTGTGACTGCTCCACAAGGTTAATGGGATCTATTAGAGGCGATAAAGAGGCTGCTGAGCAGTAAAATGTTCCTGAGAAAGTGAACTTCCTCATTCCTGCCAAGAAAGGGAGATTCATTCAGAGCaccagaacaaacaaaacaattagAAACAGCAAGTTCTCGAACTCAGACAAACCCAGGGACCCGGAAGGCTTTCGTATAGGAAAAGCCATGCTTGGAGTAAACACTTCCACCCAGGGGACTGCTACATAATGAATGAGCAATGGGAGTTAAAGAAGGTGCCAGGGATTAGCCAGGATTTAGGGGCCTGTGGGACCTGGCCAATTTGCTTTAATTGATCATTAGAAACAGCATAATCCCCAGGAAAATCAGTGTGGGAAATCCGGGCATCCAGGCTCTGGGAGGACTTTGCTGGGGCTTACAAGGCAGCACAAGTCAAGGAGGGGTTGCCTCCATGTCAGAAGGAGGTGCTGAGGCTCCCGAGGATGAGTGGCTCATCTTGTCCCACGAACCCTCCCCAAGAgctgcccacagcctggctCTGATGTCAGCCCAGCTGCCCCATGCTCTGCCGGTGCGGGCAAGCTGCCCACTGTCCAGACCCGGGGCAACACTTGGAAAGCAGCCCAGGGTGAGAACAGAGGGACACGGGCTCATCTGCACCATGGGGACGGCTGTCCTCTCCATACTGTCCCTCCACATCCTACTGCCACCCCAAGCCCAGGACCATGCCTGGGGAAGGAGCGGGCAGCTGGCTGGTGACCTCATTGTGGGTGATGTTGGGGACAGCTCTGTGCCAGGTTTACACCATCTCCAAACACTGCTGTGGAAATTTCCCCTGACCTCAGCACTCAGATTTCCCTGGCCAGTGTTTGAGGTCCTGCCAGTCTTCCGAAGCCCATCAATGATTACCCAGGAAGGAGGTTGCCCAAGAGCCACTGGGACAGGAATGAATCAGGCACAATATCCCTGAACAAACACAAacagccctggccagggcagggtgcCAGCTACTGCTGGCTCCTGCAACAGCCCTTTTCTGACACAGCCGGTGCCACCCAAGGGTGATCTGCTGCAGTGGGACAGACAAGACACCCCAGACTGTCAGACCCTCCTCACTGTCCCTGCAAAGCCAATATCCCATTGCGATGGTGGATCAGCCATGACGGCCCTCTCTGCTCCCGGAGAAGGTGCTCGCTCCTGCAGAGGCAGTggcacagcagtgctgccccATGGCATCCACTGTCACCTCCTCTGCGCATGTGTGTTTGCCGAGGCAGGCATGGCAGAGAGGAGGGCACCTGTCTGCCACTCAGGTACTGTACAAGGAGAGGAACATGGGTACAGGGCACACCCTGCCCCTGTTGCCTCCCCATCACCCCAGCATCACCCTGGCAAACTGAGGGCCACTTAggcaccttccccagcagcccctggctctgGGGAATGACCATGTCTCATCCCTTGCTTGGGGCTTGCTCCCAGTGTGGTGGGCAGCTCTGTGTCACAGCTGGTCCATGATCCCTGGCCTGTTTGGGGACCCGGAGATGGTGGCGAAGGTGCCCATAAACCTCAGAGGGGTCAGGGAGCTGATCATCCACTGTGAATTGCCTTTACTGTCATCAGCCCTCGTCACAGCTCGTGTATGCTGGATTTTCAGGGtcctggctggctggggtggcCCCTGCAAGGGGGAAGAGACCCCTGGAGTCCCTCAGCACTTGAGCAGCTGCCTTGGAAATCTGCTTCTaaccccatccctgctgccccaaGGCTGGGCTAGGACCAACCAGGGCTCCTGAtctccccttttcctcctgaCCCCATAGACCCTCCAGGAAACCCTCCTGCTCACACAGTGGGTACCCTGGCTGAAGAAGGAAGAGCGGTTTGGGGCTTCCCTCCTTTGCATCTTTACAGGGGACAGCACAAAAACCAGCTGCCTCGCCACTGAAATGCTCGCAGCGCAGCCCTGTCCCTTGGGAGGGGACTTGCTCTGCCCTCCAAGCATGGGGGGTAAAGGGAGCCTCCATGCCctgacacccccaccccacggcagctcagcagctcctgtgcagacaggacCCCCCCAGGGCTCCTGCCCCAGACTGGGCAGAGGGGACCCTGTAAAGGGGACGACtcagggctgcagaggcacCTCCAGGGAGCAGCctcccctgcagctggtggggtcagaggctgctgctgggcaggcagagatAAGAGgccctggagctggctggcaaCGCAGCCTGGCGTTCAAGCCTGTTTGTTTTGTCTGAGCCCTCCTCCACCCCGTGCAACTGCACATGGCCGGCAAAGCCATCAGTTGCTGTAACCCTGGTGGGGTGAAGGGTTGACTCAAAGCAGGAGAtccccagggctgtgggatCTCCTGGGCTGTGGGATCACAAGCTGGACTCCAAGGCAGGGGTTTTGGTCTTTGCTTTATGCTGTGGAACCTCCCTGGCATTTCAGAGAAGGAGTCCCCAGGTGAAAGGCTGTGTTAGCCCTGCTTGCTGTGGCAAGCACCAGGGGCACCCAAGGCTCGGGGGAGGTGTCAAGAGATGGTCTGCAAGAGGCCACGATCCTCCTGGAGGATGTGTGGGCTCTGTTTGTACTTGCACCAGCGCAAAGCAACACAGCATTTCCAGCCTTTGCCCCTGGAGAAACTTCCCCCAAACCTGTCTGTGCTCTCCCTTCAATCATTTTGGTAATGTTTTTGTGCCCCTACAGCAGAAGATGCACTGGCAAGGTCAAAGATAGTCCTTGGCCACCTTTGAGCCAAACACAGCTAAACTTCCTTTCTGGGAG of the Falco naumanni isolate bFalNau1 chromosome 14, bFalNau1.pat, whole genome shotgun sequence genome contains:
- the TSC22D3 gene encoding TSC22 domain family protein 3 isoform X2, which translates into the protein MSTGMYQSPMEVAVYQLHNFSISFFSSLLGGDVVSVKLDNSASGASVVAIDNKIEQAMDLVKNHLMYAVREEVEVLKEQIKELLEKNSQLERENSLLKTLASPEQLEKFQSRLPAEVLCPEEQSPGAAAPAQHSGGSAV